The sequence CCCTCAGCACTCTGTGCTGGGGGTTTTTTGCTTTGGGGGAGCGGCTGCTCTTTTCCCCTTTGAGTTCTACACTCCTAGGGTATGGATGCCCTTTATTTAAAATAAAATAAATTGTACGACAATTATTAAAAAATGGCTGAGCAACATATTGTTGGCTGTATATTAGGTACAGCAGTGGGAGATGCAATTGGTCTACCTTATGAGGGAATATCAAGAAACCGTGTGAATAAACTAATAGGAGAGCATCTCAAACATCGATTAGTTTTTGGTTATGGAATGATATCGGATGATACTGAGCACACTGTTATGGTTGCTCAGTCACTTCTTGAAGCTAATAGAGATACTGAAATATTCCAGGCTAGGCTAGCAAAACGATTACGTTATTGGTTTTTAGCGTTACCTGCAGGCATTGGGTTTGCCACTCTTAGAGCAATTATAAGGCTATGGTTAGGCTTTCAACCCAAGAATTCTGGTGTTTATTCCGCTGGAAATGGACCTGCGATGCGATCGGCAATACTTGGAACTGCTATTACTGATCTTGAGCAGCTAAAACTGTTTGTAAAAGCCAGTACACTAATTACTCATACTGATCCCAAAGCAGAGTATGGTGCACTAGCAGTCGCTTTAGCTGCATTTTATGTTAGCAACAATTCTCGATGCACTGCAGAAGGTTATTTTCAGCTACTTAATGAACACTTACCTGTTGAAGCAAAAGAGCTGTTTCTACTTATTAAAAACGCAATATCAAGCGTTAAAAATAGAGAAACTACTCAGGAATTTGCAGTTTCATTAAGCTTATCAAAAGGGGTTACAGGTTATATTTATCATACGGTACCTGTTGCTATTCATGCTTGGTTAAGTCATTCAGGTAATTTTGAAGCAGCTGTTACTAGTGTGGTTAGGTGCGGTGGTGATACTGATACAGTTGCTGCTATTGTAGGTGGCATTGTCGGTGCTGCAGTTGGTAAGGCAGGTATTCCTGAAAAATGGTTGGATGGAATATGTGATTGGCCAATTTCTATTAATAAAATTGAAGAGGTTGCTGGTCAGTTGTCTTCTAAAAAAGAGTCAAGCAAACCAGCTAAAATATCCTTCTTTTTTAGTATGTTAAGAAACATAGTTTTTATGATGGTTATTTTGGTTCATGGACTTAGAAGGCTGCTGCCACCTTATTAGTAAAAAAGATAGGTGAAAATGCGTACTATAAAAATACTTGAATAGGCGCTAGATTAGGGGTGAAGTTAAAATCATTCTAATAATTATAGAAATAAAGAGATGTGATGGATATTTTAATAAGACATAGAGAAAGTAGCGATATTCCAGCTATTAAAGCTTTTATGGAGCAGCTAGCTAATTATTCCGCTACATTGCAATTAC comes from Spartinivicinus poritis and encodes:
- a CDS encoding ADP-ribosylglycohydrolase family protein is translated as MAEQHIVGCILGTAVGDAIGLPYEGISRNRVNKLIGEHLKHRLVFGYGMISDDTEHTVMVAQSLLEANRDTEIFQARLAKRLRYWFLALPAGIGFATLRAIIRLWLGFQPKNSGVYSAGNGPAMRSAILGTAITDLEQLKLFVKASTLITHTDPKAEYGALAVALAAFYVSNNSRCTAEGYFQLLNEHLPVEAKELFLLIKNAISSVKNRETTQEFAVSLSLSKGVTGYIYHTVPVAIHAWLSHSGNFEAAVTSVVRCGGDTDTVAAIVGGIVGAAVGKAGIPEKWLDGICDWPISINKIEEVAGQLSSKKESSKPAKISFFFSMLRNIVFMMVILVHGLRRLLPPY